A DNA window from Corynebacterium ciconiae DSM 44920 contains the following coding sequences:
- a CDS encoding fatty acid desaturase family protein: protein MAIDNIRAYSHLSDEDIAAIGARFDAIKQEVEADLGERDARYITNLIRVQRGCEIAGRAALFWGKNKAAFAAGTGLLALSKILENLEIGHNVMHGQWDWMNDPTVHSTTWEWDNNCPSEQWMHSHNYIHHTFTNVLGMDNDVGYGVLRVTRDRPWQPYHLAQPLTNAVLAAFFQWAVAFYDVELGKIPAGKATWEETKPKLWQTIAKVRNQLLKDYAIFPLVALPFGLGSTVLKGNVLANLIRNLWAYSVIFCGHFPDETETFTKKQHATEDHNEWYLRQMLGSANFRGGFLLSVLSGNLNYQIEHHLYPTMPSNRLAEVGAKVEQIARDYDLPYHTGSFPAQFFKVQKTLLKLSLPPRFMVADKDNAPEVRSNAAFSEKFPVEQYLHIGEGENGVRRGLATGLGMLKKIRPGVKEIVLNFSGRTPQRRSAS from the coding sequence ATGGCTATCGATAATATTCGCGCCTATTCGCATCTCAGTGACGAGGACATCGCCGCCATCGGAGCTCGCTTCGACGCGATTAAACAAGAGGTGGAGGCTGACCTCGGCGAGCGGGACGCGCGCTACATTACGAATCTCATTAGGGTGCAGCGGGGCTGCGAAATCGCGGGCCGAGCTGCGCTGTTTTGGGGCAAGAACAAAGCTGCCTTCGCCGCCGGCACCGGGCTGCTCGCGCTGTCGAAGATCCTCGAGAATCTCGAGATTGGCCACAATGTGATGCACGGCCAGTGGGACTGGATGAATGATCCCACCGTGCACTCCACCACCTGGGAATGGGACAATAACTGCCCCTCGGAGCAGTGGATGCATTCCCACAACTACATTCACCACACCTTCACCAATGTCCTCGGTATGGACAATGACGTGGGATATGGCGTTCTGCGGGTCACACGGGATCGCCCGTGGCAGCCGTATCACTTGGCGCAGCCGCTCACCAACGCCGTGCTCGCGGCCTTCTTCCAATGGGCGGTGGCCTTCTACGATGTCGAGCTGGGCAAAATCCCCGCCGGCAAGGCCACATGGGAGGAGACCAAACCGAAGCTGTGGCAAACCATTGCCAAGGTACGCAATCAGTTGCTCAAGGATTACGCCATCTTCCCGCTCGTGGCTCTGCCTTTCGGGCTTGGGTCGACTGTGTTGAAGGGTAATGTTCTTGCCAACTTGATCCGCAACCTGTGGGCCTATTCGGTGATCTTCTGTGGGCACTTCCCGGATGAGACCGAAACGTTTACCAAGAAGCAGCACGCCACCGAAGATCACAACGAGTGGTACCTGCGGCAGATGCTTGGCTCTGCGAATTTCCGCGGCGGTTTCCTGCTGAGCGTGCTCTCGGGCAACCTCAATTACCAGATCGAGCACCACCTCTATCCCACGATGCCCTCGAACCGTCTAGCGGAGGTGGGCGCGAAGGTGGAGCAGATTGCCCGCGACTATGACCTGCCGTATCACACCGGGTCTTTCCCCGCGCAGTTCTTCAAAGTGCAAAAGACTCTGCTCAAGTTGAGCCTGCCGCCGCGTTTCATGGTGGCGGATAAAGACAACGCCCCCGAGGTGCGTTCCAATGCGGCCTTTAGTGAGAAGTTTCCCGTGGAACAATACCTGCACATCGGAGAAGGGGAGAACGGGGTGCGCCGCGGGTTGGCCACCGGCTTGGGCATGTTGAAGAAGATTCGTCCTGGGGTCAAGGAGATCGTGTTGAACTTCTCCGGCCGCACCCCGCAGCGACGTTCAGCCTCTTAA
- a CDS encoding DUF6912 family protein — MRVYLPATFPMLEQLHSEGMIHARNGWGFALTPALREFYTSGDDEELSEVAFDDAALASIRLLAIDSEQRFPHRRVVISADVADEAVEFQPDMGESVVRLSPAAVQLRDVAALHIDLEDAEADIERALTVLEAAELGDEDAQLAVGDAAEHFLAWYDPTELPFVVELL, encoded by the coding sequence ATGCGCGTCTATCTTCCGGCCACTTTCCCGATGCTCGAGCAGCTGCACAGCGAGGGGATGATCCACGCCCGCAACGGCTGGGGCTTCGCCCTCACCCCAGCGCTGCGCGAGTTTTATACCAGCGGTGACGATGAGGAACTCTCCGAGGTGGCCTTCGACGATGCCGCTCTCGCCTCTATTCGGTTGCTGGCGATTGATAGCGAGCAACGTTTCCCACACCGCCGAGTGGTCATTAGCGCCGATGTGGCCGATGAGGCAGTGGAATTTCAGCCGGACATGGGCGAATCCGTTGTGCGTTTAAGCCCCGCGGCCGTGCAGCTGCGCGATGTTGCGGCGCTCCACATTGATCTCGAGGATGCAGAGGCTGATATTGAGCGCGCGTTGACTGTGCTGGAGGCTGCCGAGCTAGGGGACGAGGACGCGCAGCTAGCGGTGGGGGATGCCGCCGAGCATTTCTTGGCGTGGTACGACCCCACCGAACTGCCCTTCGTGGTGGAGCTGCTCTAG
- a CDS encoding flavin reductase family protein: MAIPPARTPGSRRFSPDRLRSFRRILGAITSPLLPDDYTALLNHRWSTRELRGEITRITAVNARTVHLEIAPGWGVPLDFNAGQFIGIGLPINGRFVWRSYSLTNAPVRGGDSTFHITVRAVDGGVVSQHLIAHARVGMAIRLAAPAGDFHLTDPVAERLLFLSAGTGITPIISMLRYIEHTGAIEHSSIVIAHSVRERDDLLFAEELERLGAHPSVRLLLTITSEQGRMSMQSLIDAIPELSSYAVYVCGPEEMIRTAEQELGSVIDPAQIRSERFNLDRSKAEANPGGVVSIGGQASVDVDGATTVLEAAERAGVALPHGCRMGICHTCVQEIKEGHVMDLSTGSVCGPGERVRVCNSVPCGDVRI; this comes from the coding sequence ATGGCCATTCCGCCTGCTCGTACCCCCGGTAGCCGCCGCTTTAGTCCGGATCGGCTACGTAGCTTCCGCCGTATTCTTGGGGCGATCACCAGCCCTTTGCTTCCTGATGACTACACCGCGTTGCTGAATCATCGTTGGTCCACGCGCGAACTTCGCGGGGAGATCACCCGCATCACTGCTGTCAATGCACGCACCGTGCACCTCGAGATCGCCCCTGGGTGGGGCGTGCCTCTTGATTTTAACGCCGGCCAATTCATTGGCATTGGCCTGCCCATCAACGGCCGTTTCGTGTGGCGTAGCTACTCCTTGACCAATGCGCCGGTGCGCGGTGGCGATTCCACCTTCCATATCACCGTGCGCGCCGTCGATGGTGGGGTGGTGTCGCAGCATCTCATCGCCCACGCTCGAGTGGGCATGGCCATTCGTCTCGCCGCGCCGGCTGGGGATTTTCACCTCACCGATCCCGTGGCGGAGCGGCTGCTGTTTCTCTCCGCTGGCACCGGTATCACTCCGATCATCAGCATGCTGCGCTATATCGAGCACACCGGGGCCATCGAGCACAGCTCCATCGTGATCGCCCATTCGGTGCGTGAACGCGACGATCTGCTCTTTGCCGAGGAGCTCGAGCGCCTCGGCGCGCACCCTTCAGTTCGCTTGCTGCTCACCATCACCAGCGAGCAGGGGCGAATGTCCATGCAGTCGCTTATCGACGCCATCCCGGAGCTATCCAGCTACGCCGTCTATGTGTGTGGCCCCGAGGAGATGATCCGTACCGCGGAGCAGGAGCTGGGGTCTGTGATAGATCCCGCCCAGATCCGCAGCGAGCGCTTTAATCTGGATCGCTCGAAGGCCGAGGCTAATCCCGGGGGAGTGGTGAGCATCGGGGGCCAAGCATCGGTGGATGTCGATGGGGCTACCACAGTACTCGAGGCGGCAGAGCGGGCCGGTGTGGCGCTGCCGCACGGCTGCCGCATGGGAATCTGTCACACCTGCGTCCAAGAGATCAAAGAGGGCCACGTGATGGATTTAAGTACAGGAAGTGTGTGCGGGCCCGGGGAGCGGGTGCGCGTGTGCAACTCTGTGCCCTGCGGGGACGTCCGGATATAG
- a CDS encoding chloride channel protein — MSSEPRPIPQPGASERAPADSGDRGERGTKGTGVATPQARLRRLALLCFYTLIVGVGTGLGAAALVKTMQMVELVVYGRHEGMTAHLTAGTSASQRFWGITIAGLLAGGAYYLLQKKGKPIRSVTEGMQGKPMPVLSTLINAFLQMITVAAGASVGRENAPRELGAMMSSQLSHRLELDSETRRILVAAAAGAGLGAIYHIPLAGAIFAVEILLGSITIRTMMTVLACSAVATVTSGIVVGNDPLYATIPLSEGWGNLGAALIVGALCGVLGVIFRSVISRAESNKTQGPHMLWTIPAAFIVVGLISIELPTVLGNGRLAATEVLIGRPTLAFAAALLVAKGIAVFLTLRSGAVGGVLTPGFAMGALAGYCIGVFVQPFMPGLPASDFALLGCASFLSTSMAAPLFAVIVTIEFTGQTSSAYLALFLAAATASLVGRAASETMKIPLNVTMPWNRP; from the coding sequence GTGAGTAGCGAGCCCCGCCCCATACCGCAGCCCGGTGCCTCAGAGCGGGCGCCCGCCGATAGTGGTGATCGAGGTGAGCGCGGCACGAAGGGCACGGGAGTGGCCACGCCGCAGGCCCGCCTGAGGCGCTTGGCGCTGCTGTGTTTCTACACCCTCATCGTTGGCGTGGGCACAGGCCTAGGCGCGGCGGCGTTGGTGAAGACAATGCAGATGGTGGAGCTTGTGGTCTACGGTCGCCATGAGGGCATGACCGCACATCTGACGGCCGGCACCAGCGCCTCCCAGCGCTTCTGGGGCATCACTATCGCCGGGCTCTTAGCCGGTGGGGCATATTATCTGCTGCAGAAGAAGGGCAAGCCGATCCGCTCGGTCACCGAGGGCATGCAGGGCAAGCCCATGCCGGTGCTTTCTACCCTCATCAACGCGTTCCTGCAGATGATCACCGTGGCCGCCGGTGCTTCTGTGGGGCGAGAAAACGCGCCCCGCGAGCTGGGCGCGATGATGTCTAGCCAGCTCTCGCACCGGCTGGAATTAGATTCAGAGACCCGCCGCATCTTGGTGGCGGCTGCCGCTGGGGCCGGTCTGGGCGCGATTTATCACATTCCTTTGGCAGGGGCCATCTTTGCGGTGGAGATCCTGCTGGGCTCGATCACGATCCGAACGATGATGACGGTGCTGGCGTGTTCCGCAGTAGCAACAGTCACCTCCGGCATCGTAGTGGGTAACGATCCCCTCTATGCCACCATTCCACTATCAGAGGGCTGGGGCAATCTTGGTGCCGCGCTCATCGTGGGCGCGCTGTGCGGTGTGCTCGGTGTGATCTTCCGCAGCGTGATTTCGCGCGCAGAGAGTAACAAAACCCAGGGCCCGCACATGCTGTGGACCATCCCTGCCGCCTTCATTGTGGTGGGACTGATATCCATCGAGCTGCCCACCGTGCTGGGCAACGGCCGCTTGGCCGCGACCGAGGTGCTTATCGGCCGGCCGACCCTGGCCTTCGCCGCGGCCTTGCTGGTGGCCAAAGGCATCGCCGTGTTTCTCACCCTGCGCTCTGGTGCTGTCGGTGGTGTGCTTACCCCAGGTTTCGCCATGGGGGCGCTGGCCGGCTATTGCATCGGTGTGTTTGTCCAGCCCTTCATGCCAGGGCTGCCGGCCTCGGACTTTGCGCTGCTCGGCTGCGCCAGCTTCCTGTCCACCTCCATGGCTGCCCCGCTGTTTGCGGTGATCGTGACTATCGAGTTCACCGGCCAAACCTCGAGCGCCTACCTGGCGTTATTCCTTGCCGCCGCCACAGCCTCGCTAGTGGGCCGCGCCGCCAGCGAAACCATGAAGATTCCACTGAACGTCACCATGCCGTGGAACCGCCCTTAA
- a CDS encoding HAD family hydrolase: MRGLVVDYVGVLDGSEEDQRRWRNFFSALRKKGAPIAILSNDPGGPGADEIREWEFRGIVDAVLLSGEIGAEKPTVEAFQFAADTLELDRKDLVMVDDSIVNVRGAVEAGLIGVYYQQFDRAIVEIAGVFEIEGEF; this comes from the coding sequence ATGCGCGGATTAGTAGTGGATTATGTGGGTGTGCTTGACGGTTCAGAGGAGGATCAGCGCCGCTGGCGCAATTTCTTCTCTGCCCTGCGGAAGAAGGGCGCGCCGATCGCCATTTTGTCCAATGATCCCGGCGGTCCCGGCGCCGATGAGATCCGCGAGTGGGAGTTCCGCGGCATCGTGGATGCGGTACTGCTCTCTGGTGAAATCGGGGCAGAAAAACCCACCGTGGAGGCCTTCCAATTTGCCGCTGATACCTTGGAGCTGGATCGCAAGGACTTGGTCATGGTGGATGATTCCATCGTGAATGTGCGTGGCGCTGTGGAAGCTGGGCTGATTGGCGTGTACTACCAGCAGTTCGATCGCGCCATCGTGGAGATCGCCGGCGTCTTCGAGATCGAAGGGGAATTCTAA